In Perca fluviatilis chromosome 18, GENO_Pfluv_1.0, whole genome shotgun sequence, one genomic interval encodes:
- the mrps10 gene encoding probable 28S ribosomal protein S10, mitochondrial, with the protein MAAPMALRRELFSLARKISGVSHLTPRALGACSSHRKCNIIRSHLPLASSTSFHTATLFLSTPSSITVTEEPDTLFQKVSLLVKGHDRAVLDSYEFFATMAAKELGININKVHELPKDMERFTLLKSVHIFKNHRVQYEMRTHYRCIELSHITGCTAQVYLEYIQRNLPEGVAMEVTKTAMEKVPDHILEPMWEDHPIDDKSSQ; encoded by the exons ATGGCTGCTCCCATGGCTCTCAGACGAGAATTATTTTCTCTGGCAAGGAAAATCAGTGGAGTCTCACATTTG ACACCGAGAGCTTTGGGCGCCTGTTCAAGTCACAGGAAAtgtaatataatcag GTCCCATCTCCCATTGGCGTCCAGCACTTCCTTCCACACAGCAACATTGTTTTTATCAACACCTTCATCA ATCACTGTAACAGAAGAGCCCGACACACTGTTTCAAAAGGTGTCACTGTTGGTCAAAGGCCATGACAGGGCCGTGTTGGACAGCTATGAGTTCTTTGCCACCATGGCAGCTAAAGAGCTGGGcatcaacatcaacaaagt TCATGAACTTCCCAAGGACATGGAGAGGTTTACACTCCTGAAGTCAGTTCACATCTTTAAAAATCACAGGGTCCAGTATGAGATGAGGACACACTACCGGTGCATCGAG CTGTCTCATATAACAGGTTGCACAGCGCAGGTTTACCTTGAATACATCCAGAGGAACCTCCCTGAAGGGGTAGCCATGGAGGTGACAAAG accgccatggagaagGTTCCAGATCACATCCTTGAACCCATGTGGGAGGACCACCCCATTGATGACAAGTCCAGCCAGTGA
- the si:ch211-51e12.7 gene encoding wiskott-Aldrich syndrome protein homolog, with amino-acid sequence MDADTEEKVTRTSKISKDESQKPLIDNKSRGRGFKSRGRGGRMSRGGMRGGRGMMKGFGPPGYGRGQAKDGILNGFAPMRAMRRMRPYPDLRGHRGRGGPMGMGPPPPPPPPMHLRGPFPPMPRHGPPPPPPLGHPGFRGCPPHPRGRGMLPPGPPRHFHPRSPRGYHNGPVSPPPHPPPGRGQRWPGPPGGRRF; translated from the exons ATGGATGCAGACACAGAAGAAAAGGTGACAAGAACGTCAAAGATTTCCAAGGATGAATCTCAAAAACCCTTAATAGACAACAAATCTAG GGGTCGTGGGTTTAAAAGCCGTGGTCGAGGGGGTCGGATGAGTCGAGGTGGCATGCGTGGTGGGCGGGGCATGATGAAAGGGTTTGGTCCACCTGGATATGGGAGGGGTCAAGCGAAAGATGGAATCCTGAATGGATTTGCGCCCATGAG AGCAATGAGGAGGATGCGACCTTACCCAGACCTAAGAGGTCATCGAGGTAGGGGTGGACCAATGGGCATGggccctcctcctcccccaccaccTCCCATGCACCTCAGAGGCCCCTTTCCACCCATGCCCAG GCACGgcccccctccaccccctcctCTAGGTCATCCTGGTTTCAGAGGGTGTCCACCACACCCTCGAGGCCGTGGCATGCTACCCCCTGGACCTCCACGCCACTTCCACCCCCGCAGTCCAAGAGG CTACCACAATGGACCAGTCTCTCCTCCGCCTCACCCCCCACCTGGCAGAGGCCAGAGGTGGCCAGGCCCCCCTGGTGGCCGACGCTTTTAA
- the msgn1 gene encoding mesogenin-1, whose amino-acid sequence MDLEVVTAKILSEWKSHESTFGEDQDSLLSTSPESSIDSMCSSPEMCYSSGHQEMKDFSFAFAGRRATPAAQRLSKPKMSTRRRMKASEREKMRMRSLAEALHQLRDYLPPDYSKRGQPLTKIQTLKYTIEYINKLSDTLSRA is encoded by the coding sequence ATGGACCTGGAGGTTGTTACAGCTAAAATACTGTCTGAGTGGAAGAGCCATGAGAGTACGTTTGGAGAAGATCAGGACTCGCTCCTGTCTACGTCACCGGAGTCCTCGATTGACTCCATGTGCTCTTCCCCGGAGATGTGCTACTCCAGCGGGCATCAGGAGATGAAGGACTTCTCTTTCGCTTTCGCGGGACGCAGGGCGACTCCAGCAGCACAGAGGCTGAGCAAGCCCAAGATGTCTACCAGAAGACGCATGAAGGCCAGCGAGAGGGAGAAGATGCGGATGAGGAGTCTTGCAGAGGCTCTGCACCAGCTCCGCGACTACCTGCCGCCGGACTACAGCAAGAGAGGCCAGCCCCTGACCAAGATACAAACCCTCAAATACACAATTGAATACATCAACAAGCTTTCAGACACCCTGAGCCGCGCGTAA
- the LOC120546554 gene encoding flap endonuclease GEN homolog 1, which translates to MGVHDLWSIVEPVCESVPLYSLSGKTLAVDLSLWVCEAQHVQAMIGRVTKPHLRNLFFRVSSLTLMGVKLVFVMEGEAPQLKAETMSKRTETRYGGFKKASGPKSTTNTSRGRFKAVLRECADMLDSLGVPWVTAAGEAEAMCAYLDSQGLVDGCITNDGDAFLYGARTVYRNFNMNSKDPQVDCYRTSRVQTELQLSRENLVGLAILLGCDYIPKGIPGVGKEQALRLIQMLKGQTLLQRFIQWKEENADVSKGVIKKVSHCNVCRHPGSAKAHERGGCVLCNSKHFCQPQDFDYQCPCDWHRYEQTHQALSFEANIRKKTLASQQFPFTEIIHEFLISKDKPVSHFKRRQPNMLLMQKFAYDKMEWPKHYTSEKVLVLMTYTELMNRKYGREMSSQIKPLRILKPRVRNAVACFEIIWRTPEHYVFPEDRPAEDQHEVRTVEEESLFRVAYPEVVKSYLRDKALAEEKKTKKKKPKSKKDKPSDISDGMSDLLAQMTLQSASNTQPQTLLASISNSDEPEVVVLDTPVNHKPHRKSKKDHSSLGDCPNTPLSHAESETAASPSVSAVIDALHLSDIDWDALSFTSSPIPQSATNHTTEPPEQSTTTDTDVRETEGENTTQKTSGDVKEADSIPAPQLCYTECPLRDRLLMRNTAKTINQKEVNDDMVSKPLNYELTSFKNISSHNSKPSGHIPSKGSSGSKWSGMESAVNKKEPLTEKRLCATNKAETAAQSKTKDKCNVKPPQKYKFVRKAISSSAVPPQRCHSDPGQSDKDRNGPPTTKKSVCMSMCSSSEESDAENQQSGPQRRAKIKPVNNIKASFLSDFPLNPKTSKPTTKTAPTVHLLRPISQSYSADIEVNSIHVLTKSKCQDVSPAHVETPASPVVLDSDDSVICSESPLPLAERLRLKFLN; encoded by the exons ATGGGTGTTCACGATTTGTGGTCCATCGTCGAGCCGGTTTGTGAGTCGGTGCCGCTGTACAGTTTGAGCGGAAAGACGCTGGCAGTGGATCTGAGTTTATGGGTGTGCGAGGCCCAGCATGTCCAAGCAATGATTGGGAGAGTTACCAAGCCCCACCTGAG GAATTTATTTTTTAGAGTGTCATCCCTCACGCTTATGGGGGTAAAGCTTGTCTTCGTAATGGAGGGAGAAGCCCCTCAACTTAAAGCAGAAACCATGAGCAAGAGGACAGAAACGAGATATGGAGGATTCAAAAAGGCTTCTGGCCCCAAGTCTACAACAAACACCAGCAGAGGGCGCTTTAAAGCTGTACTTAGAGAG TGTGCAGACATGTTGGACTCTCTGGGTGTGCCCTGGGTGACAGCTGCCGGGGAGGCTGAGGCCATGTGTGCCTACCTGGACTCACAGGGCCTGGTAGATGGCTGCATCACTAATGATGGAGACGCCTTCTTGTATGGTGCCCGGACTGTCTACAGGAACTTCAATATGAACAGTAAA GACCCTCAGGTGGACTGTTACAGGACCTCCAGGGTACAAACCGAGTTACAACTCTCCAGAGAGAATCTAGTTGGTCTGGCCATCCTCCTTGGCTGTGATTATATTCCTAAG GGCATACCAGGTGTTGGTAAAGAACAAGCACTAAGGCTTATCCAGATGCTGAAGGGACAAACTCTTTTGCAGAG GTTCATCCAGTGGAAGGAGGAGAATGCAGATGTGTCTAAGGGAGTTATAAAGAAGGTTTCTCACTGCAACGTATGTCGACATCCTG GCTCAGCAAAAGCACATGAACGTGGCGGCTGTGTGCTTTGCAACAGTAAACATTTCTGTCAACCCCAGGACTTTGACTACCAGTGTCCCTGTGACTGGCACCGCTATGAACAGACCCACCAGGCCTTGTCTTTTGAGGCAAATATCAGAAA gaaaacaCTGGCAAGTCAACAGTTCCCCTTTACAGAG ATCATTCATGAGTTCCTGATTTCCAAGGATAAACCAGTGTCACATTTCAAGAGGAGACAGCCAAATATGCTGTTGATGCAG AAATTTGCCTATGACAAGATGGAATGGCCAAAGCACTACACCAGTGAAAAGGTTTTAGTCTTGATGACCTACACGGAGTTGATGAACAGAAAATATGGAAGAGAAATGTCCTCCCAAATCAAGCCCCTCAG AATATTGAAACCAAGGGTGAGGAATGCTGTTGCTTGCTTTGAGATCATCTGGAGAACACCAG aacATTACGTGTTTCCTGAGGATCGGCCTGCAGAGGATCAACATGAGGTGAGGACGGTGGAGGAGGAGTCCCTCTTCCGTGTGGCCTACCCAGAGGTGGTGAAGAGCTACCTGAGAGACAAAGCTCTGGCCGAAGAGAAAAAGACTAAGA AGAAAAAGCCAAAGAGTAAAAAGGACAAGCCATCAGACATCTCCGATGGTATGTCGGACCTCTTGGCTCAGATGACCCTTCAGAGTGCCTCTAACACTCAACCACAAACGCTGCTCGCTTCCATTTCAAACTCGGATGAACCAGAAGTGGTGGTTTTGGACACTCCAGTGAACCATAAACCGCATCGAAAGTCAAAGAAAGACCACAGCAGTCTTGGCGATTGCCCCAATACTCCTCTGTCTCATGCAGAATCAGAGACTGCTGCTTCACCGTCTGTCTCTGCTGTTATCGACGCTCTACACCTGAGTGATATTGACTGGGATGCTTTGTCCTTCACATCCTCTCCGATTCCACAATCGGCTACAAACCACACCACTGAGCCACCCGAGCAGAGCACAACCACAGACACTGATGTCAGGGAAACGGAGGGCGAAAACACCACACAGAAAACCTCTGGTGACGTCAAAGAAGCTGACTCCATACCTGCTCCACAGTTATGCTACACAGAGTGCCCTCTAAGGGACAGGCTGCTCATGAGGAACACAGCTAAAACTATAAACCAGAAAGAGGTAAACGACGACATGGTCTCAAAACCACTAAACTATGAGTTGACCTctttcaaaaacatttcttcTCATAACTCAAAACCAAGTGGACACATCCCCAGTAAAGGTAGCAGTGGCAGTAAATGGTCAGGAATGGAATCTGCTGTTAACAAAAAAGAACCACTCACTGAGAAAAGGCTGTGTGCCACAAATAAGGCAGAAACTGCAGCTCAAAGTAAGACAAAGgacaaatgtaatgtaaagcCTCCTCAGAAATACAAATTTGTCCGAAAAGCCATTTCGTCATCAGCTGTCCCACCACAGAGATGCCACTCTGACCCAGGTCAAAGTGACAAGGACAGGAACGGCCCGCCGACCACCAAGAAGAGCGTGTGTATGAGCATGTGTTCATCCAGTGAGGAAAGTGATGCAGAGAACCAGCAGTCTGGACCTCAAAGAAGGGCTAAGATCAAGCCTGTGAACAATATCAAGGCCAGCTTCCTCTCAGACTTCCCCCTGAACCCAAAAACATCcaaaccaacaacaaaaaccgCTCCGACCGTTCATCTATTACGACCAATTTCTCAGAGCTACAGTGCAGACATCGAGGTAAACAGCATACATGTATTAACTAAAAGCAAATGCCAGGACGTCTCACCAGCTCATGTGGAGACTCCAGCATCACCTGTCGTGTTAGATAGTGATGATTCAGTTATTTGTAGTGAGAGTCCATTGCCACTGGCAGAGAGACTGAGACTGAAGTTCCTGAACTGA
- the ppil6 gene encoding probable inactive peptidyl-prolyl cis-trans isomerase-like 6 isoform X1 — MDSKIHIEIVGLINDRNFHVAKSIAEGLKQKFPDAFLDPKIQPLLEFDWHTYLCHKKMELRGEAWQYSSSLMCFLNSLLLGNEKDLASWAKNQWSFSFTRPQAFYMALTEDYYTKHLRNTGHQFVFMDIEIAGEAVGRLLFELFSDVCPKTSENFKALCTGERGLSQSGFPLSYKGSVFHRVVPNGWVQGGDISPERRGDGGESIYGPTFEDESFAVSHIRRGTLGMGNKGPHSNGSQFYITLQPTPWMDRTYVAFGRVVEGVDVLKRLEGALTCNERPKYECKVKDCGVFKF; from the exons ATGGACTCAAAAATACACATAGAAATTGTCGGTTTAATTAATGACCGTAATTTCCATGTTGCCAAAAGTATTGCCGAG GGATTGAAACAGAAGTTTCCTGACGCATTTCTGGATCCAAAAATTCAACCACTACTCGAATTTGACTGGCACACATATCTGTGCCACAAGAAAATG GAGCTGCGTGGTGAAGCGTGGCAGTACTCCAGCAGCCTGATGTGCTTTCTGAACAGCCTTCTCCTTGGTAATGAGAAGGATCTCGCCAGCTGGGCTAAGAATCAGTGGAGTTTCTCTTTCACTCGGCCACAGGCTTTCTATATGGCTCTCACTGAGGACTACTACACCAAACACCTGCGGAACACTGGG CATCAGTTTGTCTTCATGGATATTGAGATAGCAGGAGAGGCAGTAGGGAGGTTATTGTTTGAG CTGTTCTCAGATGTTTGTCCAAAGACATCAGAGAACTTCAAGGCTCTGTGCACAGGAGAACGTGGTCTGTCACAGAGTGGCTTCCCACTTTCCTACAAGGGCTCTGTGTTTCATCGTGTGGTGCCCAATGGCTGGGTGCAAGGAGGAG ATATTTCTCCAGAGAGAAGAGGTGATGGAGGGGAGTCCATCTATGGACCAACTtttgaag ATGAGAGCTTTGCCGTGTCCCACATTAGACGGGGCACTCTAGGAATGGGCAATAAGGGTCCCCACAGCAACGGATCGCAGTTCTACATCACCCTGCAGCCCACACCCTGGATGGACAGGACCTATGTTGCCTTTGG CCGTGTGGTTGAGGGTGTCGACGTCCTCAAGAGATTAGAAGGAGCTCTGACTTGCAATGAAAGACCCAAGTATGAATGTAAAGTTAAGGATTGTGgagtttttaagttttaa
- the ppil6 gene encoding probable inactive peptidyl-prolyl cis-trans isomerase-like 6 isoform X2 produces the protein MELRGEAWQYSSSLMCFLNSLLLGNEKDLASWAKNQWSFSFTRPQAFYMALTEDYYTKHLRNTGHQFVFMDIEIAGEAVGRLLFELFSDVCPKTSENFKALCTGERGLSQSGFPLSYKGSVFHRVVPNGWVQGGDISPERRGDGGESIYGPTFEDESFAVSHIRRGTLGMGNKGPHSNGSQFYITLQPTPWMDRTYVAFGRVVEGVDVLKRLEGALTCNERPKYECKVKDCGVFKF, from the exons ATG GAGCTGCGTGGTGAAGCGTGGCAGTACTCCAGCAGCCTGATGTGCTTTCTGAACAGCCTTCTCCTTGGTAATGAGAAGGATCTCGCCAGCTGGGCTAAGAATCAGTGGAGTTTCTCTTTCACTCGGCCACAGGCTTTCTATATGGCTCTCACTGAGGACTACTACACCAAACACCTGCGGAACACTGGG CATCAGTTTGTCTTCATGGATATTGAGATAGCAGGAGAGGCAGTAGGGAGGTTATTGTTTGAG CTGTTCTCAGATGTTTGTCCAAAGACATCAGAGAACTTCAAGGCTCTGTGCACAGGAGAACGTGGTCTGTCACAGAGTGGCTTCCCACTTTCCTACAAGGGCTCTGTGTTTCATCGTGTGGTGCCCAATGGCTGGGTGCAAGGAGGAG ATATTTCTCCAGAGAGAAGAGGTGATGGAGGGGAGTCCATCTATGGACCAACTtttgaag ATGAGAGCTTTGCCGTGTCCCACATTAGACGGGGCACTCTAGGAATGGGCAATAAGGGTCCCCACAGCAACGGATCGCAGTTCTACATCACCCTGCAGCCCACACCCTGGATGGACAGGACCTATGTTGCCTTTGG CCGTGTGGTTGAGGGTGTCGACGTCCTCAAGAGATTAGAAGGAGCTCTGACTTGCAATGAAAGACCCAAGTATGAATGTAAAGTTAAGGATTGTGgagtttttaagttttaa